One segment of Streptomyces roseifaciens DNA contains the following:
- a CDS encoding aspartate carbamoyltransferase catalytic subunit — protein sequence MKRHLISAADLTRDDAVLILDTAEEMARVADRPIKKLPTLRGRTVVNLFFEDSTRTRISFEAAAKRLSADVINFSAKGSSVSKGESLKDTALTLEAMGADAVVIRHHASGAPYRLANSGWIDGAVVNAGDGTHEHPTQALLDAFTVRRRLVGRDAGIGQDLAGRRITIVGDVLHSRVARSNVHLLTTLGAEVTLVAPPTLVPVGVESWPCEVSYDLDAVLPKSDAVMMLRVQRERMNAAFFPTEREYARRYGLDGDRMAKMPEHAVVMHPGPMNRGMEITAEVADSDRCTAVEQVANGVSTRMAVLYLLLGGSEPAVTTTARTEENK from the coding sequence ATGAAGCGCCACCTCATCTCGGCCGCCGACCTCACCCGCGACGACGCCGTCCTGATCCTCGACACCGCCGAGGAGATGGCCCGGGTCGCCGACCGGCCGATCAAGAAACTGCCCACCCTGCGCGGCCGCACCGTCGTCAACCTCTTCTTCGAGGACTCGACGCGCACCCGCATCTCCTTCGAGGCCGCCGCCAAGCGGCTCTCCGCCGACGTCATCAACTTCTCCGCCAAGGGCTCCTCGGTCTCCAAGGGCGAGTCCCTCAAGGACACCGCCCTGACCCTGGAGGCGATGGGCGCCGACGCCGTCGTCATCCGCCACCACGCCTCCGGCGCCCCCTACCGGCTGGCGAACTCGGGCTGGATCGACGGTGCCGTCGTCAACGCCGGCGACGGCACCCACGAGCACCCCACCCAGGCCCTGCTGGACGCCTTCACCGTGCGCCGCCGCCTGGTCGGCCGGGACGCGGGGATCGGGCAGGACCTCGCCGGGCGCCGGATCACGATCGTCGGCGACGTGCTGCACAGCCGCGTCGCCCGCTCCAACGTCCACCTGCTGACCACCCTCGGCGCCGAGGTCACCCTCGTCGCGCCGCCCACGCTGGTGCCGGTCGGCGTCGAGAGCTGGCCCTGCGAGGTCTCCTACGACCTCGACGCCGTGCTGCCGAAGTCCGACGCCGTGATGATGCTGCGCGTCCAGCGCGAGCGGATGAACGCCGCCTTCTTCCCGACCGAGCGCGAGTACGCCCGCCGCTACGGCCTGGACGGCGACCGCATGGCGAAGATGCCCGAGCACGCCGTCGTGATGCACCCCGGCCCGATGAACCGCGGCATGGAGATCACCGCCGAGGTCGCCGACTCCGACCGCTGCACCGCCGTCGAGCAGGTCGCCAACGGCGTCAGCACCCGGATGGCCGTCCTCTACCTGCTGCTCGGCGGCTCCGAGCCCGCCGTCACCACCACCGCCCGCACCGAGGAGAACAAGTAA
- a CDS encoding dihydroorotase codes for MTKILIRGAKVLGGESQDVLIDGETIAEVGTGLSAEGAQVIEADGKILLPGLVDLHTHLREPGREDSETVLTGTRAAASGGYTAVFAMANTFPVADTAGVVEQVWRLGKESGYCDVQPIGAVTVGLEGKQLSELGAMHDSAAGVTVFSDDGKCVDDAVIMRRALEYVKAFGGVIAQHAQEPRLTEGAQMNEGVVSAELGLGGWPAVAEESVIARDVLLAEHVGSRVHICHLSTAGSVEIVRWAKSRGIDVTAEVTPHHLLLTDELVRSYNPVYKVNPPLRTERDVMALREALADGTIDIVATDHAPHPHEDKDCEWAAAAMGMVGLETALSVVQHTMVETGMLDWAGVAERMSFKPARIGSLAGHGRPIAAGEPANLTLVDSAYRGVVDPAGFASRSRNTPYEGRELPGRVTHTFLRGRATVVDGNLA; via the coding sequence ATGACCAAGATCCTGATCCGCGGTGCGAAGGTCCTCGGCGGTGAGTCCCAGGACGTCCTGATCGACGGCGAGACCATCGCCGAGGTGGGCACCGGCCTGAGCGCCGAGGGCGCCCAGGTGATCGAGGCCGACGGCAAGATCCTGCTGCCCGGCCTGGTCGACCTCCACACCCACCTGCGCGAGCCCGGCCGCGAGGACTCCGAGACGGTCCTGACCGGCACCCGGGCCGCGGCGAGCGGTGGCTACACGGCCGTCTTCGCCATGGCCAACACCTTCCCCGTCGCCGACACCGCCGGCGTCGTCGAGCAGGTCTGGCGCCTGGGCAAGGAGTCCGGCTACTGCGACGTGCAGCCCATCGGCGCCGTCACCGTCGGCCTGGAGGGCAAGCAGCTCTCCGAGCTGGGCGCCATGCACGACTCGGCCGCCGGCGTCACCGTCTTCTCCGACGACGGCAAGTGCGTCGACGACGCCGTGATCATGCGCCGTGCGCTGGAGTACGTGAAGGCCTTCGGCGGCGTCATCGCCCAGCACGCGCAGGAGCCCCGCCTCACCGAGGGCGCCCAGATGAACGAGGGCGTCGTCTCCGCCGAGCTCGGCCTGGGCGGCTGGCCGGCCGTCGCCGAGGAGTCGGTCATCGCCCGTGACGTCCTCCTCGCCGAGCACGTCGGCTCCCGGGTGCACATCTGCCACCTGTCCACGGCCGGCTCGGTCGAGATCGTCCGCTGGGCCAAGTCGCGCGGCATCGACGTCACGGCCGAGGTCACCCCGCACCACCTGCTCCTCACCGACGAGCTGGTGCGGTCGTACAACCCGGTCTACAAGGTGAACCCGCCGCTGCGCACCGAGCGCGACGTTATGGCGCTGCGCGAGGCCCTGGCCGACGGCACGATCGACATCGTCGCCACCGACCACGCCCCGCACCCGCACGAGGACAAGGACTGCGAGTGGGCCGCGGCCGCCATGGGCATGGTGGGCCTGGAGACCGCGCTGTCCGTCGTCCAGCACACGATGGTCGAGACCGGGATGCTGGACTGGGCCGGCGTCGCCGAGCGCATGTCCTTCAAGCCCGCCCGCATCGGCAGCCTCGCCGGGCACGGCCGCCCGATCGCCGCCGGTGAGCCCGCCAACCTCACCCTGGTCGATTCCGCTTACCGTGGTGTCGTGGACCCCGCGGGCTTCGCCTCCCGCAGCCGCAACACCCCCTACGAGGGCCGCGAGCTGCCGGGTCGCGTCACCCACACCTTCCTGCGGGGCCGGGCAACGGTCGTGGACGGGAATCTGGCGTGA
- the carA gene encoding glutamine-hydrolyzing carbamoyl-phosphate synthase small subunit, producing the protein MTTSTRGTAKVPAVLVLEDGRIFRGRAYGAVGETFGEAVFSTGMTGYQETLTDPSYHRQVVVMTAPHVGNTGVNDEDPESARIWVAGYVVRDPARVPSNWRSRRSLDEELAKQGVVGICGIDTRALTRHLRERGAMRVGIFSGHSLPDEGTMLAEVRQAPEMQGADLSAEVATKETYVVPAIGEKKFTVAAVDLGIKGMTPHRMAERGIEVHVLPATATAEDVYAVNPDGVFFSNGPGDPATADHPVAVMREVLSRRTPLFGICFGNQILGRALGFGTYKLKYGHRGINQPVQDRTTGKVEVTAHNHGFAVDAPLDRATDTPYGRVEVSHVCLNDNVVEGLQLLDQPAFSVQYHPEAAAGPHDAAYLFDRFVSLMEGQRA; encoded by the coding sequence ATGACGACCTCCACTAGGGGGACCGCCAAGGTTCCCGCCGTACTCGTCCTGGAGGACGGCCGGATCTTCCGCGGCCGGGCCTACGGGGCCGTGGGGGAGACCTTCGGCGAGGCCGTGTTCTCCACCGGCATGACCGGTTACCAGGAGACCCTGACCGACCCCTCGTACCACCGCCAGGTGGTCGTGATGACGGCCCCGCACGTCGGCAACACCGGCGTCAACGACGAGGACCCCGAGTCGGCGCGCATCTGGGTCGCCGGCTACGTGGTGCGCGACCCCGCCCGCGTCCCGTCGAACTGGCGCTCGCGCCGCTCCCTGGACGAGGAGCTGGCCAAGCAGGGCGTCGTCGGCATCTGCGGCATCGACACCCGCGCCCTCACCCGCCACCTGCGCGAGCGCGGCGCCATGCGCGTCGGCATCTTCTCCGGGCACTCCCTGCCCGACGAGGGCACGATGCTCGCCGAGGTGCGCCAGGCCCCCGAGATGCAGGGTGCCGACCTCTCCGCCGAGGTCGCCACCAAGGAGACCTACGTGGTCCCCGCGATCGGTGAGAAGAAGTTCACCGTCGCCGCGGTCGACCTGGGCATCAAGGGCATGACCCCGCACCGGATGGCCGAGCGCGGCATCGAGGTGCACGTGCTGCCTGCCACGGCCACCGCCGAGGACGTCTACGCCGTGAACCCCGACGGCGTGTTCTTCTCCAACGGCCCGGGCGACCCGGCCACCGCCGACCACCCCGTCGCCGTCATGCGCGAGGTCCTCTCCCGCAGGACGCCGCTGTTCGGCATCTGCTTCGGCAACCAGATCCTCGGCCGCGCGCTCGGCTTCGGCACGTACAAGCTGAAGTACGGCCACCGCGGCATCAACCAGCCCGTGCAGGACCGTACGACCGGCAAGGTCGAGGTCACCGCGCACAACCACGGCTTCGCCGTCGACGCCCCGCTCGACCGGGCGACCGACACGCCGTACGGCCGGGTGGAGGTCTCCCACGTGTGTCTGAACGACAACGTGGTGGAAGGCCTCCAGCTGCTCGACCAGCCGGCATTCAGCGTCCAGTACCACCCCGAGGCAGCTGCAGGACCGCACGACGCCGCGTACCTGTTCGACCGCTTCGTCTCCCTGATGGAGGGCCAGCGTGCCTAA
- the carB gene encoding carbamoyl-phosphate synthase large subunit, producing MPKRTDIQSVLVIGSGPIVIGQAAEFDYSGTQACRVLKSEGLRVVLVNSNPATIMTDPEIADATYVEPITPEFVEKIIAKERPDALLPTLGGQTALNTAISMHENGVLQKYGVELIGANVEAIHKGEDRDLFKGVVEAVHAKIGHGESARSVICHTMDEVIAGVEELGGYPVVVRPSFTMGGAGSGFAHDEDELRRIAGQGLTLSPTTEVLLEESILGWKEYELELMRDRNDNVVVVCSIENFDPMGVHTGDSITVAPAMTLTDREYQILRDVGIAIIREVGVDTGGCNIQFAVNPDDGRVIVIEMNPRVSRSSALASKATGFPIAKIAARLAVGYTLDEIPNDITEKTPASFEPTLDYVVVKAPRFAFEKFPAADATLTTTMKSVGEAMAIGRNFTEALQKALRSLEKKGSQFDFVSAPGAAGGESAAELLAKAVVPTDGRINTVMAAIRAGATPEEVFDATKIDPWFVDQLFLIKEIADELAAAEKLEPELLAEAKRHGFSDAQIGAIRGLREDVVREVRHALGVRPVYKTVDTCAAEFAAKTPYFYSSYDEESEVAPREKPAVIILGSGPNRIGQGIEFDYSCVHASFALSDAGYETVMVNCNPETVSTDYDTSDRLYFEPLTLEDVLEIVHAEQEAGPVAGVVVQLGGQTPLGLAQALKDNGVPIVGTSPEAIDLAEERGAFGRVLTEAGLPAPKYGTAFSFDEAKGIAAEIGYPVMVRPSYVLGGRGMEIVYDEPSLGEYLERHAGLISEHPVLIDRFLDDAIEIDVDALYDGHELYLGGVMEHIEEAGIHSGDSACALPPITLGGYDIKRLRASTEAIAKGVGVRGLINIQFAMAGDILYVLEANPRASRTVPFTSKATAVPLAKAAARISLGATVAELRAEGMLPKEGDGGTLPLDAPISVKEAVMPWSRFRDASGRGVDTVLGPEMRSTGEVMGIDTVFGTAYAKSQAGAYGALPTKGRAFVSVANRDKRSMIFPARELVAHGFELLATSGTAEVLKRNGINATVVRKQSEGEGPNGEKTIVQLIHDGEVDLIVNTPYGTGGRLDGYEIRTAAVARAVPCLTTVQALAAAVQGIEALTRGDVGVRSLQEHAEHLTAARA from the coding sequence GTGCCTAAGCGCACCGACATCCAGTCCGTTCTGGTCATCGGCTCCGGCCCGATCGTCATCGGCCAGGCCGCGGAGTTCGACTACTCCGGCACCCAGGCCTGCCGCGTGCTGAAGTCCGAGGGCCTGCGGGTCGTCCTCGTCAACTCCAACCCGGCCACGATCATGACCGACCCGGAGATCGCCGACGCCACCTACGTCGAGCCGATCACCCCCGAGTTCGTCGAGAAGATCATCGCCAAGGAGCGCCCCGACGCCCTCCTGCCCACCCTCGGCGGCCAGACCGCGCTCAACACCGCGATCTCCATGCACGAGAACGGCGTGCTGCAGAAGTACGGCGTGGAGCTGATCGGCGCCAACGTCGAGGCCATCCACAAGGGCGAGGACCGCGACCTGTTCAAGGGCGTCGTCGAGGCCGTCCACGCCAAGATCGGCCACGGCGAGTCCGCCCGCTCGGTCATCTGCCACACCATGGACGAGGTCATCGCGGGCGTCGAGGAGCTCGGCGGCTACCCCGTCGTCGTCCGCCCCTCCTTCACCATGGGCGGCGCCGGCTCCGGCTTCGCGCACGACGAGGACGAGCTGCGCCGCATCGCCGGCCAGGGCCTCACGCTCTCCCCGACCACCGAGGTGCTCCTGGAGGAGTCCATCCTCGGCTGGAAGGAGTACGAGCTGGAGCTGATGCGCGACCGGAACGACAACGTCGTGGTCGTCTGCTCCATCGAGAACTTCGACCCGATGGGCGTGCACACCGGCGACTCCATCACCGTCGCCCCGGCGATGACGCTGACCGACCGCGAGTACCAGATCCTGCGGGACGTCGGCATCGCGATCATCCGCGAGGTCGGCGTCGACACCGGCGGCTGCAACATCCAGTTCGCCGTCAACCCCGACGACGGCCGGGTCATCGTCATCGAGATGAACCCGCGCGTCTCGCGCTCCTCCGCGCTCGCCTCCAAGGCCACCGGCTTCCCGATCGCGAAGATCGCCGCCCGGCTCGCCGTCGGCTACACGCTGGACGAGATCCCCAACGACATCACCGAGAAGACCCCGGCGTCCTTCGAGCCCACGCTCGACTACGTCGTGGTCAAGGCGCCCCGCTTCGCGTTCGAGAAGTTCCCGGCCGCCGACGCCACCCTCACCACCACCATGAAGTCGGTGGGCGAGGCCATGGCCATCGGCCGCAACTTCACCGAGGCGCTGCAGAAGGCCCTGCGCTCGCTGGAGAAGAAGGGCTCGCAGTTCGACTTCGTCTCGGCGCCCGGTGCCGCCGGAGGTGAAAGCGCAGCGGAGCTGCTGGCCAAGGCCGTCGTCCCCACGGACGGCCGCATCAACACGGTCATGGCGGCCATCCGCGCCGGGGCCACCCCCGAGGAGGTCTTCGACGCCACGAAGATCGACCCGTGGTTCGTCGACCAGCTCTTCCTGATCAAGGAGATCGCGGACGAGCTGGCCGCCGCCGAGAAGCTGGAGCCCGAGCTGCTGGCCGAGGCCAAGCGGCACGGCTTCTCCGACGCCCAGATCGGCGCGATCCGCGGCCTGCGCGAGGACGTCGTCCGCGAGGTCCGCCACGCCCTCGGCGTCCGCCCGGTCTACAAGACGGTCGACACCTGCGCCGCCGAGTTCGCGGCGAAGACCCCGTACTTCTACTCCTCCTACGACGAGGAGTCCGAGGTCGCGCCCCGCGAGAAGCCCGCGGTGATCATCCTGGGCTCGGGCCCGAACCGCATCGGCCAGGGCATCGAGTTCGACTACTCCTGCGTCCACGCCTCCTTCGCGCTCAGCGACGCCGGCTACGAGACCGTGATGGTCAACTGCAACCCCGAGACCGTCTCCACCGACTACGACACCTCCGACCGGCTCTACTTCGAGCCGCTCACCCTGGAGGACGTCCTGGAGATCGTCCATGCCGAGCAGGAGGCCGGCCCCGTCGCGGGCGTCGTCGTCCAGCTCGGCGGCCAGACCCCGCTGGGCCTGGCGCAGGCGCTCAAGGACAACGGCGTGCCGATCGTCGGCACCTCGCCCGAGGCCATCGACCTCGCCGAGGAGCGCGGCGCCTTCGGCCGCGTGCTGACCGAGGCCGGCCTGCCCGCCCCCAAGTACGGCACCGCCTTCTCCTTCGACGAGGCCAAGGGCATCGCCGCCGAGATCGGCTACCCGGTCATGGTCCGCCCGTCCTACGTGCTCGGCGGCCGCGGCATGGAGATCGTCTACGACGAGCCCTCCCTCGGCGAGTACCTGGAGCGCCACGCGGGCCTGATCTCCGAGCACCCGGTCCTCATCGACCGCTTCCTCGACGACGCCATCGAGATCGACGTCGACGCGCTCTACGACGGCCACGAGCTCTACCTCGGCGGCGTCATGGAGCACATCGAGGAGGCCGGCATCCACTCCGGCGACTCCGCCTGCGCCCTGCCCCCGATCACCCTCGGCGGCTACGACATCAAGCGCCTGCGGGCCTCCACCGAGGCCATCGCCAAGGGCGTCGGCGTGCGCGGCCTGATCAACATCCAGTTCGCCATGGCCGGGGACATCCTCTACGTCCTGGAGGCCAACCCGCGCGCCTCCCGCACGGTCCCCTTCACCTCGAAGGCGACCGCCGTGCCGCTGGCCAAGGCCGCCGCCCGCATCTCGCTGGGCGCGACCGTCGCCGAGCTGCGCGCCGAGGGCATGCTGCCCAAGGAGGGCGACGGCGGCACGCTGCCGCTGGACGCGCCGATCTCCGTCAAGGAGGCCGTGATGCCGTGGTCGCGCTTCCGCGACGCCTCCGGCCGCGGCGTGGACACCGTCCTCGGCCCGGAGATGCGCTCGACGGGCGAGGTCATGGGCATCGACACCGTCTTCGGCACCGCCTACGCCAAGTCGCAGGCCGGGGCCTACGGCGCGCTGCCCACCAAGGGACGCGCGTTCGTGTCGGTCGCCAACCGGGACAAGCGCTCGATGATCTTCCCGGCCCGTGAGCTGGTCGCCCACGGCTTCGAGCTGCTGGCCACCTCCGGCACCGCCGAGGTCCTCAAGCGCAACGGCATCAACGCCACCGTCGTGCGCAAGCAGAGCGAGGGCGAGGGCCCGAACGGCGAGAAGACGATCGTCCAGCTCATCCACGACGGTGAGGTCGACCTGATCGTCAACACCCCGTACGGCACCGGCGGCCGCCTCGACGGCTACGAGATCCGCACCGCCGCGGTCGCCCGCGCGGTCCCGTGCCTGACCACGGTCCAGGCCCTCGCGGCCGCCGTCCAGGGCATCGAGGCGCTCACCCGCGGCGATGTGGGCGTGCGCTCCCTGCAGGAGCACGCGGAGCACCTGACCGCCGCCCGCGCCTGA
- a CDS encoding quinone-dependent dihydroorotate dehydrogenase has translation MYSLFFRLIFQRMDPEKAHHLAFAWIRAAARVPVLRTFVAAVLAPRHKELRTEALGLRMHGPFGLAAGFDKNASAIDGMSMLGFDHIEVGTVTAQPQPGNPKKRLFRLVADRALVNRMGFNNDGSAAVAERLAARKAVFRTTVGVNIGKTKIVPEAEAVADYVTSTERLAAHADYLVVNVSSPNTPGLRNLQATEALRPLLTAVREAADRTVTSRRVPLLVKIAPDLADEDVDAVADLAVELGLDGIIATNTTIARDGLGLRTPKRTVEAIGAGGLSGAPLKARSLEVLSRLYARVGDRITLVGVGGIETADDVWERILAGATLVQGYSAFIYEGPFWCRKIHQGLAEKLAAGPYATLAEAVGAETRKKAAA, from the coding sequence ATGTACTCCCTCTTCTTCCGACTGATCTTCCAGCGGATGGACCCCGAGAAGGCCCACCACCTCGCCTTCGCCTGGATCCGCGCCGCGGCCCGCGTGCCGGTCCTGCGCACCTTCGTCGCGGCCGTCCTCGCCCCCCGCCACAAGGAGCTGCGCACCGAGGCGCTCGGCCTGCGCATGCACGGCCCCTTCGGGCTCGCCGCCGGCTTCGACAAGAACGCCTCCGCCATCGACGGCATGAGCATGCTCGGCTTCGACCACATCGAGGTCGGCACCGTCACCGCCCAGCCGCAGCCCGGCAACCCCAAGAAGCGTCTCTTCCGCCTCGTGGCGGACCGCGCGCTCGTCAACCGCATGGGCTTCAACAACGACGGCTCGGCGGCCGTGGCGGAGCGCCTGGCGGCCCGCAAGGCAGTCTTCCGGACCACGGTGGGCGTCAACATCGGCAAGACGAAGATCGTGCCGGAGGCCGAGGCCGTCGCCGACTACGTCACCTCCACCGAGCGCCTGGCCGCCCACGCGGACTACCTCGTCGTCAACGTCTCCTCGCCCAACACGCCCGGGCTGCGCAACCTGCAGGCCACCGAGGCGCTGCGGCCGCTGCTGACCGCCGTGCGCGAGGCCGCCGACCGCACGGTCACCTCGCGCCGCGTCCCGCTGCTGGTGAAGATCGCCCCCGACCTGGCCGACGAGGACGTCGACGCCGTCGCCGACCTGGCCGTCGAGCTGGGCCTGGACGGCATCATCGCCACCAACACCACGATCGCCCGCGACGGCCTGGGCCTGCGGACGCCGAAGCGCACCGTCGAGGCCATCGGGGCCGGCGGCCTGTCCGGCGCCCCCCTCAAGGCCCGCTCGCTGGAGGTCCTGAGCCGCCTGTACGCCCGCGTGGGCGACCGGATCACCCTGGTGGGCGTCGGGGGCATCGAGACCGCCGACGACGTCTGGGAGCGCATCCTGGCGGGCGCCACGCTCGTCCAGGGCTACAGCGCCTTCATCTACGAGGGCCCGTTCTGGTGCCGCAAGATCCACCAGGGCCTGGCCGAGAAGCTCGCGGCCGGCCCGTACGCCACCCTCGCCGAGGCGGTCGGCGCCGAGACCCGGAAGAAGGCAGCCGCATGA
- the pyrF gene encoding orotidine-5'-phosphate decarboxylase has product MTLEPFGARLRRAMDERGPLCVGIDPHASLLADWGLSDDIDGLERFTRTVVEALADRVAVLKPQSAFFERFGSRGIAVLEQAVADSREAGALVLMDAKRGDIGSTMAAYAATYLDPASPLFSDAVTVSPYLGYGSLRPALDLARETGTGVFVLALTSNPEGAEVQHAVRADGASVAATMLDHLRAENADAAPMGSYGAVVGATLGGSLGAARAELDINGPLLAPGIGAQGATAADLPKVFGAAVRDVVPNVSRGVLRHGPDAAALRASAERFAAEVREAVSAADPAAG; this is encoded by the coding sequence ATGACCCTCGAACCCTTCGGCGCGCGCCTGCGCCGCGCCATGGACGAGCGCGGCCCGCTCTGCGTCGGCATCGACCCGCACGCCTCCCTGCTCGCCGACTGGGGCCTGAGCGACGACATCGACGGCCTGGAGCGCTTCACCCGCACCGTGGTGGAAGCGCTCGCCGACCGCGTCGCCGTGCTCAAGCCGCAGTCCGCCTTCTTCGAGCGCTTCGGCTCGCGCGGCATCGCCGTCCTGGAGCAGGCCGTCGCCGACTCCCGCGAGGCCGGCGCGCTGGTCCTGATGGACGCCAAGCGCGGCGACATCGGCTCCACCATGGCCGCCTACGCCGCCACCTACCTAGACCCCGCCTCGCCGCTCTTCTCCGACGCCGTGACGGTCAGCCCCTACCTCGGCTACGGCTCGCTGCGGCCCGCGCTGGACCTGGCGCGCGAGACCGGCACCGGCGTGTTCGTCCTGGCCCTCACCTCGAACCCGGAGGGCGCCGAGGTGCAGCACGCCGTACGGGCGGACGGGGCGAGCGTGGCCGCGACCATGCTGGACCACCTGCGGGCGGAGAACGCGGACGCCGCGCCCATGGGCTCGTACGGCGCGGTCGTCGGGGCCACCCTGGGCGGCTCGCTCGGCGCGGCGCGCGCGGAGCTGGACATCAACGGCCCGCTGCTGGCCCCCGGCATCGGCGCCCAGGGGGCGACCGCGGCCGACCTGCCCAAGGTCTTCGGCGCGGCCGTGCGCGACGTGGTGCCGAACGTCAGCCGGGGCGTGCTCCGGCACGGACCGGACGCGGCGGCGCTGCGGGCGAGCGCCGAGCGGTTCGCGGCCGAGGTCCGGGAGGCCGTGAGCGCCGCGGATCCGGCGGCCGGCTAG
- a CDS encoding integration host factor, protein MALPPLTPEQRAAALEKAAAARRERAEVKNRLKHSGASLHDVIAQGQTNEVIGKMKVSALLESLPGVGKVRAKQIMERLGISESRRVRGLGSNQIASLEREFGGKAA, encoded by the coding sequence GTGGCTCTTCCGCCCCTTACCCCTGAACAGCGCGCTGCCGCGCTCGAAAAGGCCGCCGCGGCTCGCCGGGAGCGCGCCGAGGTCAAGAATCGGCTCAAGCACTCCGGTGCCTCGCTGCACGATGTCATCGCGCAGGGCCAGACGAACGAAGTGATCGGCAAGATGAAGGTCAGCGCACTCCTGGAGAGCCTGCCGGGCGTGGGCAAGGTCCGCGCCAAGCAGATCATGGAGCGGCTCGGGATCTCCGAGAGCCGTCGTGTGCGCGGGCTCGGCTCGAACCAGATCGCATCGCTGGAGCGTGAGTTCGGCGGCAAGGCCGCCTGA
- the gmk gene encoding guanylate kinase — protein sequence MSTAVSRGTSPVSPARQPRLTVLSGPSGVGKSTVVAHMRKAHPEVWLSVSATTRKPRPGEQDGVQYFFVDDEEFDKLIANGELLEWAEFAGNRYGTPRQAVLDRLEAGEPVLLEIDLQGARQVRETMPEARLVFLAPPSWDELVRRLTGRGTESPEVIERRLAAAKVELAAESEFDVTLVNTSVEDVARELLALLR from the coding sequence ATGAGTACTGCAGTCTCCCGGGGGACGTCCCCCGTATCCCCGGCCAGACAACCGCGGCTGACCGTGCTCTCCGGCCCATCCGGGGTCGGTAAGAGCACGGTCGTCGCCCATATGCGCAAGGCGCACCCCGAGGTGTGGCTCTCGGTCTCGGCCACCACCCGCAAGCCGCGCCCCGGCGAGCAGGACGGTGTCCAGTACTTCTTCGTCGACGACGAGGAGTTCGACAAGCTCATCGCCAACGGTGAGCTGCTGGAGTGGGCCGAGTTCGCCGGCAACCGCTACGGCACGCCGCGCCAGGCGGTCCTCGACCGCCTGGAGGCCGGCGAGCCGGTGCTGCTGGAGATCGACCTGCAGGGCGCCCGGCAGGTCCGCGAGACCATGCCGGAGGCCCGGCTCGTCTTCCTGGCGCCTCCGAGCTGGGACGAGCTGGTCCGCCGGCTCACCGGCCGGGGCACCGAGTCGCCCGAGGTGATCGAGCGCCGCCTCGCCGCGGCCAAGGTCGAGCTCGCCGCCGAGTCGGAGTTCGACGTCACGCTTGTCAACACCTCCGTCGAGGACGTTGCACGTGAACTGCTAGCCTTGCTCCGTTGA
- the rpoZ gene encoding DNA-directed RNA polymerase subunit omega: MSSSITAPEGIINPPIDELLEATDSKYSLVIYAAKRARQINAYYSQLGEGLLEYVGPLVDTHVHEKPLSIALREINAGLLTSEAIEAPAQ; this comes from the coding sequence GTGTCCTCTTCCATCACCGCGCCCGAGGGCATCATCAACCCGCCGATTGATGAGCTGCTCGAGGCAACCGACTCGAAGTACAGCCTGGTGATCTACGCCGCCAAGCGCGCCCGTCAGATCAACGCGTACTACTCGCAGCTCGGCGAGGGCCTGCTCGAGTACGTCGGCCCGCTGGTGGACACCCACGTCCACGAGAAGCCGCTCTCCATCGCGCTCCGCGAGATCAACGCGGGCCTGCTGACCTCCGAGGCCATCGAGGCCCCGGCGCAGTAA